Proteins encoded together in one Triticum dicoccoides isolate Atlit2015 ecotype Zavitan chromosome 7B, WEW_v2.0, whole genome shotgun sequence window:
- the LOC119336779 gene encoding disease resistance protein Pik-2-like, which produces MEAVVSASHGAFGPLLVKLNDLLAGEYARLKGVRREMRSLRSELSNMHAALQKYTMLQDPDIQVKAWISEVRELAYDTEDCVDKFIHRLGSPGTRHHHHRGIKEFFRRSARRLKTLGSRRQIAKQIVELKARVMSVKDQRTSYKLDDMVCGTSGHAVVDPRLAALFIEEAHLMGIEDPRDDLAKWALDAENSLGTRCRVLSIFGFGGLGKTTLANEVYRKIREHFHCHAFVSVSQKPDVRKIIKDIISQVPCHDGFTKDIQFWDEKKSIEKLRELLQDKRYLVIIDDIWSTSTWNTIKCAFPENNCSSRVITTTRIFDVASSCCQVGDDHIYYMEPLSDLHSKKLFFNRIFGSEDCCPDILKDVSDAILRKCGGLPLAIISISGLLASRPAVRNEWEKIRKSIGFALDKSQSLEGMKSILSLSYSSLTPNLKTCLLYFSNFPEDYKIERDTLVRRWMAEGFISEERGQSRQEVAENNFYELINKSIVQPMDIGYDGKARACRVHDLMLEFAISKAAEENFITVLGGQMVLPNSNCYIRRLSVQHINSELASTLASKELHHVRSLTASGCIKQMPNLVEFESLRVLDFEGCEGLKEYDLNNINKLFKLKYLGLRSTCISNVPSGVVMLHDLETLDLRDTYIQELPAGIVQLSKLQYLLTARCVFYGETTIPSGIGKMKSLCEISGFNITTSSVGAVEELENLTNLTELHVVFNGGGSDKYKRHEEMLLSSLCKLGRYSLQSFRIQSKDSTPLDFLDSWRPLPSSLQLFIMSTSYYLPKPPKWLAPTVTSLTHLNINLSEITEEDINILGMMPALISLEFKTIRKERLIVQGNGFRSLKEFYFIHSYYFAGARYLLFEEGALPKVEKLQVPFYVSVAEAYGLYLGIEHLPCLKDAEVSIYNEGATASESKAAVVAIRNEANAHPNHPRVTIFGQEKISFHFP; this is translated from the exons ATGGAGGCTGTGGTGAGTGCTTCGCATGGCGCTTTCGGGCCCCTGCTTGTGAAACTCAATGATTTGCTCGCCGGCGAGTACGCCCGACTGAAAGGAGTCCGCCGTGAGATGCGCTCCCTCAGGTCTGAGCTTAGCAACATGCATGCTGCGCTCCAGAAGTACACGATGCTACAAGATCCCGACATCCAAGTGAAGGCATGGATATCGGAGGTCAGGGAGTTGGCCTATGATACCGAGGACTGCGTTGACAAGTTCATTCACCGCCTCGGCAGTCCAGGCACCAGGCACCACCACCACCGCGGCATCAAGGAGTTCTTCCGCAGGAGCGCTCGTCGCCTGAAGACACTTGGATCTCGGCGCCAAATTGCCAAGCAAATTGTTGAACTCAAGGCTCGTGTTATGTCAGTGAAAGATCAGAGGACTAGCTACAAGCTTGATGATATGGTTTGTGGCACTTCTGGTCATGCAGTTGTGGATCCACGTCTGGCAGCTCTTTTTATCGAGGAGGCACATCTTATGGGTATTGAAGATCCtagagatgatcttgccaagtgggCACTAGACGCGGAAAACAGCTTGGGCACGCGTTGCAGGGTGTTGTCTATTTTTGGATTTGGTGGGTTGGGAAAAACAACACTAGCAAATGAAGTCTACCGTAAGATCAGAGAGCATTTTCATTGCCATGCTTTTGTATCCGTATCGCAAAAGCCCGATGTTAGAAAAATCATCAAGGATATAATCTCCCAAGTGCCATGCCACGATGGATTTACAAAGGACATTCAATTTTGGGATGAAAAGAAATCCATTGAAAAGCTAAGGGAGCTGCTACAAGATAAAAG GTATCTTGTCATTATTGATGATATATGGTCAACATCCACATGGAATACTATCAAGTGTGCTTTTCCAGAAAATAATTGTTCAAGCAGAGTTATAACGACCACACGTATTTTTGACGTAGCAAGCTCATGTTGTCAAGTTGGGGATGATCACATCTATTATATGGAACCTCTGAGCGATCTTCACTCTAAGAAGTTGTTTTTCAATAGGATCTTCGGCTCTGAGGATTGCTGCCCTGATATATTGAAAGATGTTTCCGATGCAATCTTGAGAAAATGTGGAGGTCTACCATTGGCAATAATAAGTATATCTGGTTTGTTGGCAAGTAGACCAGCTGTAAGAAATGAATGGGAGAAGATTCGGAAGTCGATTGGTTTTGCACTTGACAAGAGTCAAAGTCTAGAGGGCATGAAGAGCATACTATCCCTTAGCTACAGTTCTCTTACACCTAATCTCAAGACATGTTTGTTGTACTTTAGTAATTTTCCCGAGGATTACAAGATTGAGAGAGATACATTGGTTAGGCGGTGGATGGCAGAAGGCTTTATTTCTGAAGAGCGTGGGCAGAGCCGACAAGAGGTTGCAGAGAACAATTTTTATGAGCTTATCAACAAAAGCATAGTCCAACCAATGGACATTGGTTATGATGGTAAGGCTCGTGCATGTCGAGTCCATGACTTGATGCTTGAGTTTGCTATTTCAAAGGCGGCCGAAGAGAATTTCATCACTGTGCTAGGTGGCCAAATGGTGTTACCAAATTCCAATTGTTATATTCGACGATTATCAGTCCAACACATTAACTCGGAGCTTGCATCGACGTTGGCAAGTAAAGAACTGCACCATGTTCGGTCTCTTACAGCCTCGGGCTGCATCAAGCAAATGCCTAACCTTGTTGAGTTTGAAAGTTTGCGTGTATTGGATTTTGAAGGTTGTGAGGGTTTGAAGGAGTATGATTTGAACAATATCAACAAACTTTTCAAACTAAAGTACCTTGGCCTTCGGAGTACATGCATATCAAATGTACCATCAGGAGTTGTAATGCTTCATGATCTGGAGACACTAGATCTGAGGGATACATATATCCAAGAGTTGCCTGCTGGAATCGTCCAGCTCAGTAAACTACAATATCTTCTCACTGCAAGATGTGTTTTTTATGGGGAAACAACGATACCAAGTGGGATTGGAAAGATGAAGAGCTTATGTGAGATCTCGGGCTTTAATATAACAACGAGTTCAGTTGGAGCGGTGGAGGAGCTCGAGAACTTGACCAATTTGACTGAACTCCATGTGGTGTTCAACGGTGGAGGATCTGACAAGTACAAAAGGCATGAAGAGATGTTGCTTTCCTCACTATGCAAGCTTGGCAGGTATAGTCTCCagtccttcaggatacaaagtaAAGATTCAACTCCCCTTGACTTCTTAGATTCATGGCGCCCTCTGCCATCGTCGCTACAATTGTTTATTATGAGTACCAGCTATTATTTGCCAAAACCTCCAAAGTGGCTTGCACCAACAGTGACCAGTCTTACACATCTCAACATCAATCTGAGTGAAATAACGGAGGAGGATATCAACATACTTGGAATGATGCCTGCTTTGATTTCATTGGAGTTTAAGACTATTCGAAAAGAAAGACTTATTGTACAAGGCAATGGATTCCGCAGCTTGAAGGAATTCTACTTTATTCATAGTTACTATTTCGCAGGTGCAAGATACCTTCTGTTTGAGGAAGGGGCATTGCCAAAGGTTGAGAAGCTTCAAGTGCCATTCTATGTGTCAGTAGCAGAAGCCTATGGCTTATACTTAGGTATTGAGCACCTCCCATGTCTAAAAGATGCAGAAGTTAGTATTTACAATGAGGGGGCCACAGCTTCTGAAAGCAAGGCTGCAGTAGTTGCCATAAGAAATGAGGCAAATGCCCATCCCAACCATCCTAGAGTAACTATCTTCGGACAAGAGAAAATTTCATTTCATTTTCCGTGA